The Paenibacillus mucilaginosus 3016 genome includes the window GCATCCGGCGGCCGGGCTGTCGGCTATATCGACAACTATGGCGATAACCTGCAGTTCTATAATCACTACATCCCGGGCAAAATCATCCGCGTGCGCTATGCCGCACTGAACAGCGGCACCATGAACCTGTATATCAACGGGGCCTACGCGCAGAGCGTGTCCTTCGACTCTACAGGTGCCTGGACCGGACGGTACGCCTCTAAGCTGATCTACGTGCCCATACCGGAGAGTTCGACCCTCAAGCTGCAGTATGACCGGGGGTCGGTGCCGGTGAATATCGATGCGATTGAAGTCTTTTAGCCTGTCAGCCGGTCACTGCCCTGGATGCATAACCCCGTTTGGAAAACCCCATATTAAAACGGGTTCCAAACAGGGAGGAGGTGCAGACTATGGCAAACCAAAAGACCCAGCAGGCGGACAACGCGGTGCAGCACGCCCATAATGCCGTATCTCAGGCAATGGAGCATCCGACCGATCAGCTGATCGAGCAGGCGGACAACTCGATCCGCCACGCAAGAGCGGCGGTGACGCAGGCATATGAAACGGGCGACACGCTCAGCGCAAGCAGAGCGGCTGGCGCGCTCGAGGAAGAGTGCGAGCGTCTGGGCGACTAAGCCGAGGCTGGCATGAAGCACTATTACTGCACATGAGAGAAGAAAAGCAGGCTGCCGCCGGGCAGTCTGCTTCTTTTACGTTATTCACTTCACAGGAGCTGCCGGCCGGAGGTTGTACCGACATCCGCTTCCAGCGGGGGAGCCCGGTGGGAAGGGGAGGTAACTGGCGCCAAAAAGTTCAGGCAGCTCCCCAGCTCCCAGCCCGAGCTGCTTCCAGTACTATTCACCCTGTCGCAGCACTCGAATCTGCAGCTTACTTACGATCCAGCCGACTAGCGGCTCGCTGGAACCGTCCGCCTCCGCGTAGCTTACCAGCCGTCCGCCGGTAAGCTCGCTGCAGCTGCCCCCGCGGCTTCAGAGCTCCAGCCGCCTGCGCAGCAGCGGCTCGCCTGAACCGTCCGCCTCCGCGTAGATCACCAGCTCCCCGCCGGTAACCAGCGCCATCGGAGCCGCCTCCCAGCTTCCCGCTCCTCCGCTGACGCCCCCTTCACCGTAGACGGCCGACGCCAGCCAGGTCACGCCGGGCTCTATCCGCGTCCGGATCGTCGGGATCACCGTGCGGGGGTGCAGCAGGTTCGTGTTCGCGTTCGGCTGGATGAGCTCGGCGGTACCGCCGCTGCCGTACAGCCGCAGGATGCCGCTGGCGGTGCCGGCCCACGCCGCGTACGCGGCATCCTCCCGCACCGCCGTCTCCACCGGTCCGGCGGAGACTCCGCCGCTCCGCTCGATGCCGAGCGCGAACCCGCCTTCGGCCGCATCCAGCGTGCGGGCGGTCCGGATGCCGTGGACCCGGATGTGCCACGGGGTGCCCGGCACAAGCCACGTGTGCACCTCGACATCCGCCCACGGCTTCCACCGCGCGTAGATCAGGCCGTCGTCCGTGATGCGGGCCTCTTCGCAGCGCCGCTTCACGCGGTACAGGTTGTCTCCCTCGCTCAGCGCCAGCATGGAATCGAACGCCCCCTGGGCGAGTCCCCATTCGGCCCGCGGCACGCTGAAGCCGAAGAGGGTGGAGTAGGCAAACTTCTCATACTTGGCGGACGTATGCGTATGCTCGTTCGAAGATCCGTGTCCCGAGTTGAAGGCAAGCACGTGAGGCACCTTCCCGCTGTCTGCGCGGCGGAAGACCAGGTGGGGCGCGTGCTGTACAGCGAGGCTCTCCTCCGGCTCAGGCATCGGCAGCTCCTCGGCCGTCCAGAACGGATGATCCGCCGGCAGCGCCAGCGGCAGGAACGTTTTCAGCGCCCAGTAGGGCGATCCGGGAGCATTGTAGTTCTCGGCCATGATCAGGTTCGGGTACGCATACCCGATCGTCAGCGTCCCGTCCGGGGCGAAGATCCCCTGGGCGAACCACCAGCGCAGATTGCGGAGGATGAGGCCCTTGGTCACGCCCAGGGGGTAAGGCTCCACCCCGGCGAACACGAGCGCGCTCCAGAACGCGGACTGGGAGAACCGGTAAGCAAGGCTTCGGCCGTACGGCAGCGCCGAGCCGTCCTCGGCGAACCAGTGGAGGAACCGGCGGGCGAACAGAGCGGCCCGCTCCTTGTACAGCCGGGAGCGCTCCGGGTCCTCCGCTTCCATCAGCTTGGCGTAGAGCAGCCCGTAATAGTGAATGGCGAACGGAACGTAGTAGTCGCTGTGTCCGCCCACGCCGTCGGCATACCAGCCGTCCCCGAGATA containing:
- a CDS encoding DUF2264 domain-containing protein is translated as MKSQPIVNNPLVTREDLILAFRQLSAPLLPYYSPGSARLELGGTAASYPREVAGYEGFSRVLWGLVPLLAGGETSELLETVLEGIRSGTDPGHEEYWGTVHDYDQKSVEMAAFGLALALVPELLREKLSGEELERLAAWLRQINGRKLWDCNWLFFRVIVQIGFKKAGLPYDAELTGQTLDEIERFYLGDGWYADGVGGHSDYYVPFAIHYYGLLYAKLMEAEDPERSRLYKERAALFARRFLHWFAEDGSALPYGRSLAYRFSQSAFWSALVFAGVEPYPLGVTKGLILRNLRWWFAQGIFAPDGTLTIGYAYPNLIMAENYNAPGSPYWALKTFLPLALPADHPFWTAEELPMPEPEESLAVQHAPHLVFRRADSGKVPHVLAFNSGHGSSNEHTHTSAKYEKFAYSTLFGFSVPRAEWGLAQGAFDSMLALSEGDNLYRVKRRCEEARITDDGLIYARWKPWADVEVHTWLVPGTPWHIRVHGIRTARTLDAAEGGFALGIERSGGVSAGPVETAVREDAAYAAWAGTASGILRLYGSGGTAELIQPNANTNLLHPRTVIPTIRTRIEPGVTWLASAVYGEGGVSGGAGSWEAAPMALVTGGELVIYAEADGSGEPLLRRRLEL